One Nomascus leucogenys isolate Asia unplaced genomic scaffold, Asia_NLE_v1 000827F_84512_qpd_obj, whole genome shotgun sequence genomic window, acagttcaaggccaacctgaggGACAGAgatctctacaaacaaataaaaactagccagCTCTGGTGACATGCACTGCTAGTCTCAGCTGCCCAGAAGGCTGAagtggcttcagcccaggagttcaaagctgcagctatgatcgtgccactgtattccaacaCGAAAGACATAGCGAGACCATGTcttgaaaaaaggaacaaataaactaggtatagaagaaacatacctgaaaatgtcagggctgggtgcagtggctcacgagtgtaatcccagcactttgggaagctgaggtgggtggatcaccagatgtcaggagttcgagaccagcctggccaacgtggtgaaaccccatctctactaaaagtacgaaaattagccaggcgtggtggcatgcaccaggtatcccagctactcaggaggctgaggcaggagaatcgcttgaacccaggaggcggaggtagcagtgagccaagatcacatcattgcactccagcctgggcggcaagagcaagactctgtctcaaaaaacacaaacaaacaaaacaacgtACCTGAAAATAGTAAAACCTGATACGACAAAGCCATAGCTAACCtactacagaatggggaaaagttgaaagcatttcctctgtaAACAGGAACAAGAggaggatgcccattctcaccactcctattcgacatcacacaatcagggaagagaagacaataaaaggcatccacacTGGAAAAGAGGACATCGAATTCTTCTTGTCTGATGAAGATGTGATCTTGGATCTAGAAACATGTAAAGGCTCCACCAGAAAACCCCTAGAcctgataaataaattaatacagtcaTTTGCAGAATACAgaatcaacaacaacagcaacaaaatcaggagcatttctatacaccaataatggtcTGGTtgggaaagaaattaagaaggcaatcctatttacaatagcaacaacatGGAAAAATGTATGCCACAGAAGAAATTtcccaaggaagtgaaagatttctacaaggaaaactacaaaacactgatgaaaatgtTTAAGAGGACAGAAAGAATTGGACaatcatttcatgctcatggaaggaattcatagcattaaaatgaccacactgcccgAAGCAGTCTAGAGATTCAATACAAcccctaccaaaataccaatgtcatcactcacagaattggaaagtcCTACaattcataaaaaagaaccaaaaaagagctcaaagaCCCAAAGTCATGctcagcaaaaacaacaaaactagagGCATCCCATTTCACTGCAAATTAGAACTACAAAAGTTTTGACAAGTgcatagtaaccaaaagagtatAATCCTAGCATAAAACTTGACActtagatcaatgggacagatgagagaacccagaaagacagacacatattcacagccaattgatctttgacagagccgacagaaacacacactggggaaaggacaccctcttcaatgAATGGTACTAGGAGGGTTGGatggccacatgcagaagaatgaaactggacccttatctcTCAGCATATAGACAAATCACTTCGAGAtagattcaagacttaaatgtgaatGTTAAGATAGGAAACTACAAAAATCTTGGAAGGAAACCTAGAGAAAACTCTTCTGGATCTCACTCTAAGCAAGGAATTTCTGACGGGCTCAAAAGCCCCACATGGAGAAGGATGAGCTGGAGGATGGCCCACTGGACCTGTGTCCAGCAGAACTCCTGACAGCACATGAGGGAGCCTTAGAGGCCAGGTTCCTCCTTGCTGTGCCCACGCGGGAAGTGGGGTTGCTAGGGTCAGAAGCCGGTCCAGACTTGCACGTGAAGCCTGCCTTGTTTGCAGTGGCACTGGATCCCCGACTTGCAATTGCGGGCGTCGGCTTAAATGGTCCCCCAGGGGTGTGATAGAAAGTAAAGACAAAAGTGCCACCCAACAGAGTTGCTCCCCGTGCCAGGTACTGCGGTCACCATGGAAGTGTGCTGCCTTGGGGGCCCCCTGGTGTTCAGGCCCCACCCCCCCGTGCCCTATTACCATTGGGCCTTTCTCTTTAAAGGGTTTCTTCTGACGGAATGCAGACCTGGGCCCACCTCTGTACTGTCAATTTCCATGGGTGTGGCTGGAGGGCTAGAACTGGCTCCAGAATGCAGACCTGGGCCCACCTCTGTACTGTCAATTTCCATGGGTGTGGCTGGAGGGCTAGAACTGGCTCCAGAAGTGCCAGGCCTTGGGCTTCTCATGCCCACATCCATGCTTGCAGCTAGGAAGGGGACAGGAATCAGCGAGGTGACCTGGGCTGAGTCCCGGGAGTGGGAGGAGGTGGCAAGAAGGGGATGTGAGGAGGAGAACAGGGAGCCTGATGGTCTGCGCTTCCTCCCAGACACAGGAGCTGTGGAGGGGACCTCTGCAGCAGATGTTAGGGGGGCCACTGGGCCCAGGCAGTCTTGGGACTTGTGTCTCTCCTGCTGTGCATCCATACTGGGTGCTTTAGAGACAGCAGGCAGACCAGAAGCCCCTGTTGCAAGTGAGGACAAAGCGTTGGCAGGCCATGAGGGTCTGCACTCCCAGATGGCCTTGGGCTCGCCCCGCAGTACACTGTTGATGCGCTCGAACGCAGCCTCCTTCTCCCGGTCCAGGTCTTCAGCAGTGACCCGGAACCCCAGCTCTAAGGGAGGCGGCAGCATCAGGGGCTCCCCTCGCCTGCGTGGCCGCAGGGGAAACTTGCGTCTACGGGGCCTAGACGCCTGGGATCTGGGGGAGCCATTCCTGGGGGCGAGTGTCTGCCCTGGTGCTATATCTGCTGCCTTTTCATACCGGGTGTGACCCGAAGAGACAGCCTGAGGCCTGTCCTCACTCGCTGTCTTTGAGGACCTGATGGTCAGCTGGCAGTGGGATGAGGCTGACCCCCTCCTCCGCTTTAGCCACGGGAAGCCTCCCATGGAGCTGTAGGAGCTCGAGATGGCATTGCGTTTGGTGCCCGAGCTCGTCCAGGAGGTCTGCGATCTCTCATTGTTTCTGACTTCTGACCTCTGGGCATGGAGGTCTCTCTGCACAGGCCCAGGCCTGGGCACAATGGGAGAGAGGCCTCCTTTGTCCCGCAGGGGCCTAAATTCAGAGCGTGCATCCCCGGTGACCTCGGGGACTCTTCTCTGATAATCAGGACTCTCTTGGACTCTAGGGTCCTTGTCCTGCTCAGGCATCCCTGCCCCGCTCTCCTTGAGGGCCCTCAACACTATCTTCCCTGGACACAAGTGTGGGGACGGCCGGGTGTTGTGGGCCCCAAAGGGGTGACTTCCTGCTCCTGGGCCCCACAGAGAGTCCTTGTGCTCAGTGCAGTGGCTGAGCTGGAGGATGCCCTGGAACTCGGAGCACAAGGCACGGGCTTGCTGTGGTACCTGTGCCATGAAATTGAAGTCAGGATCACCAGGAAGGAACACACTGCTTGCAGGATCACGGAAAGCCTTCTTACAGTTGTCTTGACAGCACTGATGCCAAGTGTCCGGGTGCTTGTAGGATGGCCTGCCACTCAGTCGAGGGGCAGGAGCAACGGGGAGATCCCACAAGCAAAGTGAACTGGGGGATGGGCTGAACGGGCTCCAGGCAACTGAGCCCTACTGGCAGGTCCTCGGCCTGGGCCCAGACAGGAATGAGGGGCACAGAGTGCCCAGGTAACCGCTCCTGGGAGCAGTGGGGAACCGTCGTTTTTGAACTCTCCAGAGCTGGGCTCTGAGCGTCCAGGTCAAGCTGCCAACTCGGCCAACCGCTAAGCCAGCAGTTTCTTCTGTTGCCGGGCAACGCGCCTTTTAAACCTGAGGGAGTGGCTGCGCGTGCAAAGAACCCGCGTGAGGGACGGAGCGACCTTAACGGATTAGCGCGGCAAGTTTGCCGGGCAACGCATCTTTTAAAGCTGAGGCAGTGGGTGCGCGTGCACAGAATGGCGCGAGTGACAGAGCGACCTTAACGGATTAATTAGCGCTGCAAGGTACCTGTGCAAGATACCTGCTGGCAATGGTGGTCGGCGGacgtggagggggtggggggcatgcAAGAGGTACTGGAAGGAGAGACCCGGGCACAAAGTTTGCGGGAAGAACAGGTGCCAACAATGGCTGCAGATCTGCCCGTGGATCACTGAAGATTCCTGCTCTCCTGctgaggtggagttgcagtgagctgagatcgcaccattgcactctagcctgggcaacaagagcgaaactccgtctcaaaagaaaaaaaagaaaaagaaaaaaagaggcccggcgtggtggcttatgcctatattcctagcattttaggaggtgggggtgggcggatcaggagatcaggagttggagagcagcctgaccaacatagtga contains:
- the LOC100592760 gene encoding putative POM121-like protein 1, which encodes MAQVPQQARALCSEFQGILQLSHCTEHKDSLWGPGAGSHPFGAHNTRPSPHLCPGKIVLRALKESGAGMPEQDKDPRVQESPDYQRRVPEVTGDARSEFRPLRDKGGLSPIVPRPGPVQRDLHAQRSEVRNNERSQTSWTSSGTKRNAISSSYSSMGGFPWLKRRRGSASSHCQLTIRSSKTASEDRPQAVSSGHTRYEKAADIAPGQTLAPRNGSPRSQASRPRRRKFPLRPRRRGEPLMLPPPLELGFRVTAEDLDREKEAAFERINSVLRGEPKAIWECRPSWPANALSSLATGASGLPAVSKAPSMDAQQERHKSQDCLGPVAPLTSAAEVPSTAPVSGRKRRPSGSLFSSSHPLLATSSHSRDSAQVTSLIPVPFLAASMDVGMRSPRPGTSGASSSPPATPMEIDSTEVGPGLHSGASSSPPATPMEIDSTEVGPGLHSVRRNPLKRKAQW